The nucleotide sequence TTCACACGCCGGACGTCTTCCAGCTTGACCCAATACGGTTTGACTTCGCGGTGCAGACGCAGGCCGAACTTGTACATCGTTTCGTCGACCGTGATTTCGTTGAACAAATCGTCAGCAGTCGTCCCCGGTGACAACATGTTCAAATCGGACAATTGCTGGGATACCAAGAAGGTTCCCAACGACTGATCGCCGTCGGCATCCAGCAATTCGATGTAAGCAGCCGGGATATCCATTTCCGGATTCGCGCCGCCGCTTTTCGGCAATTCGGTTGCGGCGAAGTCCAGGCCATTCCCTTGATCCGCCGGGTTGTCACCGCCCAAATCTTCGACGTCGATCAGCTTGCTGTTTTCAAAAAAGTCGACGACTTTGATTCGAACCGGCAAGGCGGGATCATCGAACGTGGTGTCCCTGCCTTCGATCGCAGCCAAACGTTGCACCGGAACGGCGATGACGTTTTGCTGCTGTTGGGATTCGGTCAAGAAGACCAATTCGACTTCGTCCAGGTTGACGAAGGTGTTGGTCATCTGGTCTTCGACCAAACTGAGACGCTGTTCCAATTGTCGGTCACCGAACGCAAACTGGCCGACCATCAACAAGCCGACTCCCAAGTGCAGCAACACGTTGCCGCCTTGGCGACCGAACAGCATTTGGCATCCCACCAACAACACCGCACCCGCACCGACGCCTTTCAACAGTTGCCAAACGATCCGCAGTCCCGGATCCCCAATGCGATAGCCGGTGGCGATTGCAAAGACCATGAAGCCCACAAGAACCAGCGAAACCAAAATCAATGTCACTCGCGCCGACAGACCGTTCGCGGTCGTCGCCGCCCAACCGCAAAACGCGGCCAGCATCGCAATGCCACCCATCAGAACGCCCCACAACTGTGGGTAAGTGATCGGTGGCGCGCCCTGCAATCCATCGCTGTTGTGTCCCGAAGCGACGATCAGTCCCGCGATGACAAACCCGGCCACTAAGAATCCCAGCCCCATCGCCAGACGTCGTCCACTCGCCTGCATCCGAAATCGTGTGATCTTGGCCGCCAACAGATTGACCATCAACAACACGCCGACCAACGCACCACCGGGAAACGGCAGCACGCCGGGGATTGCTTGTTCGTGCGGAAAGAATGCTTGGGGAAAGAAGTCATCGAAATGCAGCGGTGCGATCCAAGAAAGGAAGTACCTTTCTTTGACATCCTGCATGTTCATCTCGTCTTGCGCCAGCGTCCCGACCAAAACCAAGATCAGGGACACCGCAAACAAGACAACGGTGACCTTCAACGACCCCAACGGTCGCAAAACATCGCTGACTGAAAAATCCGTCCGTGTCGCCGTTGACGCTTGCGCTGTGGTGGTGCTTGCCGTGGCCATGGATATCTCGATCCGGTGACAATGGGTCGATGGAAACCGTCACTTGGCGTGGACCGAGCCGACGGTTGTTGGGGGTGGGAAGGATTCGATCTGTGGGGCCGCCGCTGAACAACAGCAAACAGCCCCTTTCACATGACGATGAAGTTGCGGGCGAAAAACCGATCGAATTTCTATGGCGGGATCGTCCGCATTCAGAACGAAAGCGACTGGACGAACGAACCCATCGAATCGCGTTCCGCCATCACCGTGGATTCGGGCCCCGTCATTTTGACAAACAGACTGAACCCTGATTCCAACGGCACAATGACCGCATCGATTGCCATTTGGTCCGGATCGGATTCACCGCCGGCACGCAAAAGAAACCGCTTTCCGTCGCGACCATCAACCGTCACATCATCGGCCGCGTCCATCGCGGCGTCCACCGCTTCATCCGTGGGCTGGCCGCCGATGACTTGCCCCAGCCAACGGGCGACGTTGCTGCGCAGGTCACCGCCGGCGGTGATCACGGTGATTTCGGCTTTCGCATCATCTTCGCCGGCTTCAAAGGCGGCCATCCGCATCATGCTCATTCGACCGTCACGCCATCCCTCGGGGCGTTCGAATTTCAACTTGGACGGATTGTCCGCTTCGCTGTCGGCCGACGCCTGTTTTGGCTCGGACGATTCGCCGGATCCGGACGCCTGGCCTTCAGACGGATCGGGCATCTGCCCCTCGGCGATGCGTCGACGCATTTCCGGCGGCAGTGAAGCGTGTGGATCACCACTGTCCGGACTTCCCGATGCCGTGGCGCCGGCAAACGGCGGCATCGACATACCTGACGTTCCCGCATCCCCATCACCGACCAGATCGGCCAGGACCGCGTCGGATTCCACGGCGTCGACATCGAAAGCTGTTCCGCCGGCCCAACGTTCATCGGAGTCTGGCAAGCCGACTTGGCCACGCCAACGGTTGACGTTCATCACGACAAACTGGTCCCAATCATCGCCGGCGGTCAGCTTCGAAATGCTCAGATCCAGTTGCTTGTCCGGCGTGTTGATGTCGATCGACGCGAAGCGAAAGGGCTTTTCGCCGCCGCGTCGCCAGCCTTCCGGCAATTCCGAAAGGTCGGGAGCATTGTCGACATACGTCCGAGCTTTGACAAAGTCCTTGAAGTCCGCTTCGACGCCGCCGATCGCGTCGGCCGGCCCCTGAATCTTGTAGAACCAGACGTCTTGGTCGACCGGCACCATGACCGCCAACATCCGCTGCGGGCTGCTTTGCAGCTGGGGCGGCACCGTGGTGGGAATCGTGTAGGTGCGAACCGAGGCCTCATTGTCACAGCCCGCCAGAACGACCGCGGTGACTAGAAAGCAAAACGGGACGACCGCGAGAAAACGGCGGCGTGATGGACGGGGCGGCATGAGCGATGTCGAGAGGCGGGACAGAATGCGAATCCAATTCGAACGCTTTGAACATCCAAAGCGAACTTGTCTTCTGCACCCATTACTATAGGCCAGACGCCGGATCGGTTCGCCGGGGCAATCGAGCCGAACCGATCCGCCATCCGGGCCCATGTTTTCATCAGACAGCCGACTTCGATCGGTCAAGGTCCCCTGAGACCATTGCCGCCTGGCCCAAACGAAAGTCCGTCACCCACAAAAGGGCGGGATGATCAGGGATTCATCCGCAACAGACCGATCAGTGCGTCGGTCAAACCGCTTACCGGCGACGCCGGTTCGGCATAGGCCCACATGTTGCGAACCAAATCCGTTGCGATCATGCCGCAAAGGGCCAAAGTACAGGCCAGGCCCGCCAAGCAGGCAACCTGCCACATGGTGAACGGAATTTCCGGTGCCGCCGATACCGTCCCCGCGGCCGGGGCGACCACGTCATCGGTGTCCAACGACATCGCATCGGTATCTCCCAATGCGACGGGCTCTTCGACCACGCCAGCGTCTTCGGCAAACGCGTCATCCCCGCCAAAGCCGCCGTCGCCGAAATCCACCGCGTCGGCGACTTCGCTTTCTTCGACCTCAATGACCTGCGAACCGCTGTCTTCGTCGGTTTCCAGGCCGATGCCAGAGGGCGAAAGTTGGAATTCTTCATCAGCCTGAAAATCCACGGCCGAACCGGCGTCGTCCGACGCTCCGCTGCCACTGCCGCTGCCGATTTCGGCACCCAAATCCAATGCGCTGATGCTGCTGCCGGCCAGATCCAAAGGCTCGCTTTCCAGCGACAATCCGCTATCCGACGGGCTCATTAGATTAATGCCGCTGTCGCCCGCGACGGAAATGTCACTGCCGGCACTGTCGATCACCAGATCATCGTCATCGTCGGCGATGACCAGGTCGTCGTCGTCGGCCAATGCGTCGTCGCTGGGTTTTCCAGATCCCGATCCGACATCGCTGCCGGTCACCAACCCGCTGCCCAGCCCGGAAATCAACCCGCTGCCGGCCTGTTCGGCACTCAATAGATCCAGTTCGCTCAATACATCGGCGCCACTGTCACTGGCAGCTTTTTGTGAGGCGTCATCCAGATCGGACATCAATTCCAAACTGCTGGCTCCCGAAGGTGCCGGCTTGTCGTCGTCCAAGATATCCAGATCGCTGTCTTCACTGGCGATGATCGCTTCGGCGCTGTCTTCTTCCAGGTCCAAATCCAACAAGCTGCTCTCGCCCGATTTCTTTCCCGAGGTTTCGGGTGTGTCTGCCGCCGCCAATTCAAGTTCGGCGGAATCGTGATCAACAGCGGGGCCGTC is from Crateriforma conspicua and encodes:
- a CDS encoding helix-turn-helix domain-containing protein, with product MANYLSLEEAAAKLGIPAERLVDLRSQGQVRGFRDGASWKFPDTEIDRLADDLADSGMGSGILCDDGSSGSSLGSKHGSVIGGDQAGEEGSDVNLTVSPQESEDSDVALVAGGSDVKAKSSADTGTGSGPELLDLDDSDLQLDGPAVDHDSAELELAAADTPETSGKKSGESSLLDLDLEEDSAEAIIASEDSDLDILDDDKPAPSGASSLELMSDLDDASQKAASDSGADVLSELDLLSAEQAGSGLISGLGSGLVTGSDVGSGSGKPSDDALADDDDLVIADDDDDLVIDSAGSDISVAGDSGINLMSPSDSGLSLESEPLDLAGSSISALDLGAEIGSGSGSGASDDAGSAVDFQADEEFQLSPSGIGLETDEDSGSQVIEVEESEVADAVDFGDGGFGGDDAFAEDAGVVEEPVALGDTDAMSLDTDDVVAPAAGTVSAAPEIPFTMWQVACLAGLACTLALCGMIATDLVRNMWAYAEPASPVSGLTDALIGLLRMNP